The sequence CCGCGTGTCACCTATCCCTTCGATGACGAGCAGTGGCAGAAGATCGATCGCCTGGGCGATGCCGTCGATAAGGAGATGCTCGAGCGCGATGTGCGGCTCACCATGGGCGGCGAGCCCACATTCGTTTCCATCGACGACAGCGAAGGTGCGGAGTGGAACACCGCGGCACTCGGCGAACACAAACGCGCGCGCGCCGAAGTACTGCTGCGCCGCCTGTTCGAACGCATGGCGCCGGGTGGACTGCTGCACTACGGCCAGGGCAAGTGGTATCCGGGCGAACCATTGCCGCGCTGGACGCTCTCCTGCGTGTGGCGCAAGGACGGGCATCGACTGTGGAACGATCCCCAATGGCTTGCCGATCCCACTCGCGACTACCAGCAAGGGGCGGACGAGGCCGAGGTCTTTGGCCGTGCGCTGGCGCAACGGCTTGGCGTACCACCAGGCAATTTGCAGCCCGGTTACGAGGATGGGCTCTATTACCTGTGGAAGGAGGGCACGCTGCCCGCCAATGTGGATGTGCGCGACAGCAAGTTACGCGATCCCCTGGAGCGCACCCGGCTGCGCCGGTTGTTCGCGCGGGGGCTGGACCAGATTGTCGGGTATACGTTACCGCTGGGTTGGGACAATACGACACAGCGCTGGCGCTCTTCGGAGTGGAAATTTCGCCGCGAGCACTGTTTCCTGTTGCCAGGCGACTCGCCGATGGGGTTGCGCCTGCCACTCGATAGCCTGCTCTGGGAACCGGCAAAAAAGCGCCAGCAACCGACACCACGTGATCCGTTCGAACCGCGCGAGATACTGCCTGCCTCGTTCAATGAGCTGCACACGCGCTATATGACCTTGGTACAGGAGGAGGCGGCGCGTGCCGATTTTCACGAGCAATCGCCGGCCGATCTCGAAGAGGAATCCACGGATACCCTGGTTCGCACCGCGCTCTGCATCGAACCGCGCGACGGGCGGCTCTATATCTTTCTGCCGCCCATCACCCATCTGGAACACTTTCTTGACCTGACCGCCGCCATCGAAGCGGTAGCCGCCGAACAGAAGATGCCGGTGGTGCTCGAAGGCTATGCACCGCCTCACGATCAGCGCTTGCAACGCCTTCAGGTCACGCCCGATCCGGGGGTCATCGAGGTCAACGTGCCGCCCGTCGCCTCGTGGCGCGCACTGGTCGATCAAACTGATCTCATCTACGAGGAGGCGCGCCAATCGCGTCTTGGCACTGAAAAATTCATGCTTGACGGGCGCCACACCGGAACCGGGGGCGGCAATCATGTCACCATTGGGGGCGCCACGCCCGCCGACAGTCCGATTCTGCGCCGCCCCCATGTGCTGAGCAGCCTGATCGCTTACTGGCAGCACCACCCGAGCCTCTCTTACCTCTTCTCGGGGATGTTCATCGGCCCCACCTCGCAGGCGCCGCGCGTCGATGAGGCCCGTGACCAGAGTCTCTACGAGTTGGAGATCGCCTTCCAGCAGTTGCCGCGCGGCGATGTGGCATCCCCCTGGGTGGTGGATCGGGTGCTGCGCAACCTGCTGACCGACATGACCGGCAACACCCACCGCGCGGAGTTCTGCATCGATAAACTCTACTCGCCCGATTCGCCGACCGGACGGCTCGGTATCGTGGAGTTTCGCGCCTTCGAGATGCCCCCCCATTGGCGTATGAGCTGCGTTCAGATGCTGCTGCTGCGCGCGCTGATCGCACGCTTCTGGGATCAGCCCTATGACACCAAGCCGGTACGCTGGGGCACCGAGCTCCACGACCGTTTTCTGCTGCCCCATTTCACCGAAGGCGACTTTGCCGATGTCATCGACGATCTGCGCCGCTGGGGCTATCCCTTTGAGACCCATTGGTTCGACGCCTTTTCCGAGTTCCGTTTCCCGCGCTACGGCACCGTCCAGGTCGGGGATGTGGAGCTTGAGCTGCGCTTTGCGATCGAACCCTGGCATGTACTGGGTGAGGAGGTGACCGCGCAGGGCACGGCACGGTTTGTGGATTCGTCGGTGGAGCGCCTGCAGGTCAAGGCCGTGGGGATGACGGAGGGCCGTCATCTGATCACCTGCAACGGGCGCCGTGTGCCGTTGCGAGCCACTGAGCGCAAGGCCGAATTTGTGGCGGGCGTGCGTTACAAAGCCTGGAATCCCGCCTCCGCGCTGCATCCGCGCATCGGCGTGCACGTGCCGCTGGTGTTCGACGTGCTCGATACCTGGAGCGGGCGCTCCCTGGGTGGCTGCGCCTATCACGTGGCCCATCCCGGGGGACGCAATTACGAGACTTTTCCGGTCAATGCCAATGAGGCCGAGTCGCGGCGCCTGGCACGTTTCTTTGCCAGCAGCCACACGCCGGGAATGATGACGGTGCCTGCCGAGGAGCCGGCGGGCGATCATCCCTACACGTTGGATCTGCGCTACCAGACTGATCCGACTTCCTGACCCGAGGGCAACTATGACCACCGAATGGAAGAACTACCCGGTCGGCGAGCTCTACGACGAGCTGATCACTCCCAAGTGTCAGCCGCGCGCCGCGGCGCGCCAGCTGGTGCGCCACCTGGCGCGCATGGACGAGAAGGCCCTGATGGCACGGCAGGCGGCCGCCGAGCTGGCCATCAAGACCATGGGTGTCACCTTCACCGTTTACACCCAGGCGGAGGGAACCATCGATCGTGCCTGGCCCTTCGATATCATCCCGCGCATCATCGCACTCAAGGAGTGGAAGCGGATCGAGGCCGGGCTCAAACAACGGATGCAGGCCCTCAATCTCTTCATCGATGATCTCTACCACGAGCAGCGCATCATCAAAGAGGGCGTCTTTCCCGCCGAGGTGCTGGCCGACTCGGTCAATTTCCGTCCGCAGTGTATCGGCGTATCCCCGCCGCTGGGGATCTGGGCGCACATCTGCGGCTCCGACCTGGTGCGCGATAAGAGCGGCACGGTCTATGTGCTGGAAGACAACCTGCGCGTTCCCTCCGGCGTTTCGTACATGCTGGAAAACCGCCTGGTCACCAAGCGGGTGTTTCCCGAGCTGTTCGGCAAGTACGCGCCACTGCCGGTGGATGACTATCCCTCGCAGCTCTTCGACACCCTGGCGGCGCTTTCGCCGCGTCCGGCGGACTATCCCGAGGTGGTGGTGCTCACACCGGGAATCTACAACTCCGCCTATTTCGAGCACAGCTATCTGGCCCAGCAGATGGGCTGCGAGCTGGTCGAGGGCCGCGACCTGGTGGTGGGGGACGATGATTGCGTCTACATGCGCACGGTCAGCGGTCTGGCGCGGGTGGATGTGATCTATCGGCGGGTCGACGATCTGTTTCTCGATCCCGAAGTCTTCAAGCCCGAATCCACATTGGGCGTGCCCGGACTGATGTGCGCCTGGAAGGCCGGTAACGTCGCGCTGGCCAATGCACCCGGCGCCGGTGTGGCCGACGACAAGGTGGTCTATGCCTACGTTCCGCGCATCATCAAGTACTACCTGGGCGAAGAGCCCATCATTCCCAACGTACCGACGCATCTCTGTGTGGACAAGAAAGAGCGCGACTACGTGCTCGCCAACCTCGACAAGCTGGTGGTCAAACCGGCCAACGAATCGGGCGGTTACGGCATGTTGATGGGGCCCATGTCGACCAAGGCCGAACGCGACGAATTCGCCAAACTGATTCAGAAGAATCCGCGCAACTACATCGCCCAACCCAC is a genomic window of Pseudomonadota bacterium containing:
- a CDS encoding IMP dehydrogenase → MAITISLTHRTEYRFDRLVSLAPHIIRLRPAPHTRTPVHRYALKIEPADHFINWQQDPFGNYLARVVFPKKTHKLAIEVDLVADLVTINPLDFFLEPYAEHTPFKYEPQLRKELAPYFEVQESGPKLTQWLSGIKRDKRHTVDFLVELNQHLQGDIAYAIRMEPGVQSCEETLTKALGSCRDSGWLLVQILRHLGLAARFVSGYLVQLTADVKSLDGPSGPEQDFTDLHAWAEVFVPGAGWIGLDPTSGLFAGEGHIPLACTPDPVSAAPVTGAVDQCETEFVFTNKVTRIRETPRVTYPFDDEQWQKIDRLGDAVDKEMLERDVRLTMGGEPTFVSIDDSEGAEWNTAALGEHKRARAEVLLRRLFERMAPGGLLHYGQGKWYPGEPLPRWTLSCVWRKDGHRLWNDPQWLADPTRDYQQGADEAEVFGRALAQRLGVPPGNLQPGYEDGLYYLWKEGTLPANVDVRDSKLRDPLERTRLRRLFARGLDQIVGYTLPLGWDNTTQRWRSSEWKFRREHCFLLPGDSPMGLRLPLDSLLWEPAKKRQQPTPRDPFEPREILPASFNELHTRYMTLVQEEAARADFHEQSPADLEEESTDTLVRTALCIEPRDGRLYIFLPPITHLEHFLDLTAAIEAVAAEQKMPVVLEGYAPPHDQRLQRLQVTPDPGVIEVNVPPVASWRALVDQTDLIYEEARQSRLGTEKFMLDGRHTGTGGGNHVTIGGATPADSPILRRPHVLSSLIAYWQHHPSLSYLFSGMFIGPTSQAPRVDEARDQSLYELEIAFQQLPRGDVASPWVVDRVLRNLLTDMTGNTHRAEFCIDKLYSPDSPTGRLGIVEFRAFEMPPHWRMSCVQMLLLRALIARFWDQPYDTKPVRWGTELHDRFLLPHFTEGDFADVIDDLRRWGYPFETHWFDAFSEFRFPRYGTVQVGDVELELRFAIEPWHVLGEEVTAQGTARFVDSSVERLQVKAVGMTEGRHLITCNGRRVPLRATERKAEFVAGVRYKAWNPASALHPRIGVHVPLVFDVLDTWSGRSLGGCAYHVAHPGGRNYETFPVNANEAESRRLARFFASSHTPGMMTVPAEEPAGDHPYTLDLRYQTDPTS
- a CDS encoding circularly permuted type 2 ATP-grasp protein; this translates as MTTEWKNYPVGELYDELITPKCQPRAAARQLVRHLARMDEKALMARQAAAELAIKTMGVTFTVYTQAEGTIDRAWPFDIIPRIIALKEWKRIEAGLKQRMQALNLFIDDLYHEQRIIKEGVFPAEVLADSVNFRPQCIGVSPPLGIWAHICGSDLVRDKSGTVYVLEDNLRVPSGVSYMLENRLVTKRVFPELFGKYAPLPVDDYPSQLFDTLAALSPRPADYPEVVVLTPGIYNSAYFEHSYLAQQMGCELVEGRDLVVGDDDCVYMRTVSGLARVDVIYRRVDDLFLDPEVFKPESTLGVPGLMCAWKAGNVALANAPGAGVADDKVVYAYVPRIIKYYLGEEPIIPNVPTHLCVDKKERDYVLANLDKLVVKPANESGGYGMLMGPMSTKAERDEFAKLIQKNPRNYIAQPTLSLSTVPTVVNGVVEPRHVDLRPFILSADKIQVTMGGLTRVALRKGSLVVNSSQGGGSKDTWIVDTEGN